The Vigna angularis cultivar LongXiaoDou No.4 chromosome 9, ASM1680809v1, whole genome shotgun sequence DNA window ttttcaaaatgtttaatttttcctaaaaaaaataatataaagaaactattaagaaacaaaaaaatattttttttgttttatgaaccgaCAAATATTAACTTTGCTCCTACAtatatccatttatgatggaCAATCACATATCACGGGAGTTCTTTATCTAAAAAAAGGTTTCtaagtttgtttgaaaattattataaattattttggatttttgaaaagtgaactCGATTAGGATtgacatcatttttttttgaagaaaatcttttattttgaaaattatgagaaaataagtgataagaaatattttttatttattttaaatttgtttatttttttataaaataaataaatatcacgtGATGCAGGAAATATAACCCATACCAAATAAAGGAGAGAAGAtactttttttatgaaaaacattatTGGTGTGTAGTAAAaaataggcttaatacctctttttgtccctctttttaAGGGAAATGTTCAATTTCGTCCTACCTTAttcaaaaagttcaatgtggtcccacgTTGTGAAAAAGTAtccaagttaatcctttttggtcacggcgttaaaaATTTAACGATCCTGCTGACAGCATGGATTGATGTGTGCAACGTGGCTTTTTAACTTGGAAACGTGGCAGTGACAGTGTTTTTCACTAACTGAGAACGTGGCAGTGGGCAGTGATTAAAAATCTGAGTGTTAGGGTTTGGTTTGGGTATTCGAGTTGGTCTTTGAGGATTAAGAATGGGTTCCCAAGGGTGTTCTTCGTTTTCGAAAAGTTAGGCCAAAGGATCTTCTTGTTCGTCCCATGGTGGTGCTTGTAGGGGAGGTGGGGTAATCCCTACTTGTTACTGTGGTGATATTGCAGTAATGAAAGTGGCCAGAACTACGAAGAATGCTGGGAGAAATTTTTGGGGTTGTCCTCATTACAAGGTTTGAAGTATACCCTTCTCAGTTAATGTTTTCTTGAGTTGATTTGATGCATTTGTTCATAGATTCCCTAACATGGTGAATAACAGGGTGGATCTTCAATTGGGAGCTGctgtaactttttcaagtggtgtTGTGAAGACAACATGGATGAAAAAGATAGCACAATTTTGAAGAGAATAAGTGAGCTGGAAAATGCAGTGAAGGATTTGCAGAAAATCCAGAAAATTATGAAGTTGTTAGTTGTAGCTTTGTGTGTGTATTGTGGTTGACCTTGTAATTTTGAAGTTGTGGTTAGGTTGATTTAGTTAGATCGTGAATTTGGGTGTTTGTTATAAGTTGGCTTAATAGCTGTTATGTATTTGGATGGTTGAAAAAAGTACGTTCACAATGCGAATGTGTTTTGGTTGGTGTAACATCAGTTATGCAATGCAATGTAGAAAATGTTCGAATCAGTCCCCCATTTggtttaaaaatgttgaaacaGGTCAACCCAATAATGCATATGACTGAGGACTAATGGCACATATTACAAATCTAAATACAAGCTTTGACCAAAACATGATGAAAGCACTTTGATTCATTAAATAAAGGCAGTACAGGTTTGTCACCAAAGTACATGATATTGAATACATATAacatccaattcatctaaaaAGACAAAACATGTATGTTACCAAAATAAAGACAGTACAATACATAATAAACCAATTCATctatttatcttttcttctgaCTCTGAATTTTGGTGGACGGGATGATTGGGAAGTTGGAGGTGGCTGGGTTGGTTGTGTTGTTTCTGGTGACTGGGTTGGTTGTGTTGGCTGGCTTGGTTCTGGTGGCTGGGTTGCTTCTGGTGGCTGGGTTGCTTCTGGTGGCTGGTTTGCTTCTGGTGGTTGGTTTGCTTCTGGAAGTTGGGGCCGTAAAGGGCAGTTATTCCTGTTGTGCTTTGTCTGACAGCAAATGGTACACTTTTTCCAATGCCCTCCAACACGCATTTGACTGTCGTCCTTAGTTAACTCCCATGCCTCCAACTTGCGTTTTTTTTTTGGCCTCCCAGGCAACTTCCTCATCAGTGGTGGTAGTACATCATTGAAATTTGTGGTTTGCCATAGTTGGGGACCATTGAGTGAAAAAATTATGGACGCATACACCTCTTCATATGTGGATCTTCTGAAGCAAGTGGGTATAAAATTTTCTGGATGAACATTACAGTAGTTCATTGCTGCAATTGCATGACAGCATGGGATGCCACTGATCATCCACTTTCTGCAGCTACACTCTTTAGTGTCCAGATCCACTGTGAACTTGTTCCCAACAGATGAAGTGTGCCTAACCTCAAAAATCTTTCATGCAGCCCAGCTGAAAGAAATAAAGCACATCAATGAACGTAAAtaacaaaatgtatataaattgtGGTGATAAGATTACCTTGGCAGCCAAAATCTAGACAAATTACATTCTTTCTGAAGCctcttctttatctttgggCATATTGTGAAGTCCATAGATGCCACCTTGCTTCTGTTGGTGGCCCACCTTTTCATGAGATACACTCTGATATCCTCCATCATTGTGATAATTGGTTTTCCTCTTGCATGAATGAGGACACTGTTGAAAGCTTCAGTGATGTTGTTATCAAGGGTATCACACATTGGTTGAGCTGTGAAGCGAGACCTTGACCAAAACCTGTTCAAAAAAAGAATTCTCAAATGGGTTACAATGCATCTAGGACAATAATGTGTATATAATGGCTAATGGGTTACCTTGGGGGAATGGCTATGAGGTATTTATATGCTTCAACATtgacttctttaattttcagcATTTCTCTCTCCCAAGCCTGGGGATATGTGGTGGTTGCAGCACTCCACATCAGATTTTTTAATACCTGCCCACCAAATCTTTTCCTAAAGTTTGCATAGAGGTGCCTTACACAGTATCTTTGTTCTGCCCGAGGCAAAAGCTCTTGGATAGCTAAGACTAACCCCTGCACAATTAAGTTTAGTAATAAAACCATATCCTATACAAAATCattaactaaaaatgaaaataagttgCACATTATACCTTCTGCTGGTCTGACATCCATGTGCACCCTCCACATACTTCATTGCCCCCGAGGTCTTCAATTAACAATTGCAAAAACCATGTCCAGCTGTCTTTGTTCTCCACTTCTACTACTGCATAGGCAAGGGGTAGCATTTGGTCGTTTGGGTCCCTACCAACAGCAGTCAGCAGCTCCCCCTTGTAAACACCTTTCAAAAAACATCCGTCTAAACATATAATGGGCCTACAACTTATGAAACTATCTTTACAAGCTTTGAGACAAACATACATTCTTTGAAATATTGGGTCACCATTATGAGAGTCAACTTTAATTTGCACTGTTGATCCTGGATTACACCTCAACAGCTCATGTCCATAGTCGTACACCCTTTTATATTGTTCTATGAAATCTCCTTCAACCTGTCTTGTGGCAATTAACTTTGCCCTTCTTGCCTTGGATATTGAAACATTTGTATTCCATTTTCTTAATGCTTTAGTACGAATATCATTCACCTTTAAACTAGGATTCTCAACTAAAGATCTATCTATTTGCTGACTTAACCACTTAGCATTCATCAGTTTAATATTAAGTTGTCTACTACAACTATGAGTATCAATTATCTTCCTCAATTGCCAAATTTTTCGTGACGGCAAATAACCACAATAAGCTAGCCATGGGCACTTACCTTGTCCACCCATGCATGTCACCCTAACCCTACGGTTAtcatttttgataaattttagatCCCTCCCAGCATGAACAGCATACCTTCTAATAGCATCCTTAAACTCTTCCCTGTCAGTAAAAATAGTGTCCACTTCCCACTTGTAATCTGCCATGGACTTCTGCTTTGCATATTTTGAGAAAGGACCTACATCTATTGTATCATCATTGTCATCCTCCTCACTTGCACTATTTTCAGGAGTTAAAAGCTTATCAGACTCCCAATCATCATCTGACAAACCCCTACATTGTTGGGTTTCTTTTTCACTGTCTTCATCATCCACGTATTCATCACCACTCAGATCATCCATTCCTGCTGCATCATCACtgttcacttccacttcttcttcacttTCGACCTCAATTTCAGCCTCATTATCCACTTCTAATGCTTCTTCACTTACATCCTCAACTTCATCCTCATTCTCAACCTCCACtgcaacatcatcatcttctgcATCCTCATGCTGAACATCCTCATTATACACTGAATCCTCCTTCTCAACCTCCAATGCATCGTCATGCTCAACATCCAACCAATCCTCATTGTCAACATCCAGTAAATCCTCATTGTGAACCTCCAATCCTTCACTTACATTCTCAACATCCCGTGCATCCTCATTCTCAACATCCACTGCATACTCATTCTCAACCTCCACTGCACCCTCCACTACGTCTTCCATTCCTTCCTCACCACCCTCAACTTGTGCTTCTCCTCCTACGCCACTATCCTCACCACTCTCTGCATGACCTTCACATAGCAAAAGAATCTCATTCTCATCATTTTCTAAGATAGTTGCTTCGTCCACCCCATGCACAACATACAGGTTCACTTCCCCTAAATACTTAGCCACATTCATCATGTTCATAGCTCCTTTATCATCATCAACCTTATGTAGAACATGTTGGACACTGTAATATAATTCTTCTACTTGCATGTATCCCATATGGTTAAGTGAACCTAATACTCCAAAATAACACCATTTATCGGGGTCTACGTCCCAATTAACTATATCTCCGCCTATATAATTAAAGGGGACTTCTTTGATCAAGGTCCCACCATGGTGGACCACTACCCGAAACATGTCATCAGACATCCCTACCCGAACCCTGCAAATGCAAACGGGGACCACTAATTTCAGTTAAAGTAAGACCTATGGGACCACTATCATGCATCAAAAGAAGACAATTTTCACACAAAACAATTTCACCCACAGTTAAACCCCCTCAAACGCGACAACAATGAAAACATTTTCGAAAAACCTAACCTGATTTGATTTGCGGAATTGGATTTCCTTTACAGATTTCACCTTTAAGATCACCCAATTTGGATTTACAGGTCCTCCAAAATGCTTATCCCCAAATCGCGATTTTGAATTACCCAAACCAAACCCTAACACTCAGATTTTTAATCACTGCCCACTGCCACGTTCTCAGTTAGTGAAAAACACTGTCACTGCCACGTTTCCAAGTTAAAAAGCCACGTTGCACACATCAATCCATGCTGTCAGCAGGATCGTTAAATttttaacgccgtgaccaaaaaggattaacttggaCACTTTTTTTCACAACGTGGGAtcacattgaactttttgaaaaaggtaggacgaaattgaacatttcccttaaaaagagggacaaaaagaggtattaagcctaaaaaataatatctttagaaaGATCTTcaacgaaaagagaaaaagaatggtACCTTTAGCGTGAgaacttactttttttttattctctctcgtacttttttctatttctattatttCATAGGGTCTTTCTCTATTATTTCATAGTGTCTCTTTATTTTTCGGCtcccctttttttctttcacggGTGTATATTATATACCcacattgtaatattatgaCAATCTTGTCTTAATTAAGAATTGATTGACAAGgaacaaaatatgaaaagaaaatgtcttGATTTATAGAAAATGTCTTGATTTAcagaaaaatagataaaataatattcaagacattgattataattattggcataatattgatttaaattattattatattaaactaatatttcaaaagTATTGTGTTTggtattatagttattattttatcttttttacccaccattaattattattctctttttttttatttactattgGGTGTTGAGAAGCTGTATTTAATTTCTTTGTCAAATAAAATTTCCTCTTCGTGAGGTAATCCTGTTTTTAAGACATCATCAATCATGtgaatattaactaaaattcaaACTTAATTAGGTACGTAATAAAAATCCCATTAACTGGTAgcatttaatataattagtatTGCTTTTTCTACAAGAAttgaatataaacaaaattaagtgATTTATGTggttggaaaaataaaaaagatataaagaaaaagagagagggAAAGTTAAATATACGATCAATCATGtcgttaaaaaaatataagaaataataacataacGAATAGATGAAAAGAATTAAATCAAAATCTTATATTAGAAACTTACTCAATTATTAAACAACTAACTATATACAGCCACTAAGAGCATTTGGATCTTCTAACCTCAAAAGATggattatgtttttaatttgtagaaaatattaattgttttattttattttttaaattatttattgaagtATATTTATTGAAAGAGTAAACACCattaataaacattatttttagatgataaatttatttaataaacattatttttagatgataaaattattgttgTATAAAAAACTAAGATGACGGGTTGGGATTAGTGCGGTCAACATGGATTAGAACTAGTGGGTCAACTTGGCCAACCATGGGTCCGAGCCgagttgaatttgaaaaaaataaatttttttaatacggATCAATTTTCAACCTGGTTTACTTAGAATCCGACTCATCACGAGTTGGCTCACCCGAGTTGAACTCGTGATGAGCCAGGTTGGTTCATCAATCcacctagtttaatttaattatttattattttgtgtttcaatattattattaacattttttattttattgtaaatgagaataaagaaaaatattttttaagagatcaaaatattataaatgtattcCTTCAAGACTTTAATCTTATAAATTGACaagtaacaaaaaaattatcaatattataaacttattttattcaatttttgagtttgtttttggattatatttgagttgtgtattaattttttattttgaattgtctttgaagtttaacattattttttagtgaaactatttaaatttaaactaccaaaaaaatataattttttatttaaaaaaattataatttttatttaaaaaaattaacagagaAATTCTCTCCGTTTAATTATAGTTGGAATGAAATTCATTATCCTCATCCATATTtctagagaaaaaaattgatgttaATCATTTTTTCGCAATTAacaagtatataattttttttttaatttttaattgtatgaGTTAACGTGTGTACATGTAGTAGTAGTACGTAGTGTGTATTTATATCCATATTTGTTTTTCTacaattttaacattaattattttttataaaaaacataatattatatatatatatatataatattatataattagacataaattaaatttcataataacataacatcaattaatttaaaaaacgtgaataaaataaagttcataaatttaataaaatatttctaaaaaactataaacaaaaaacaaatatccaatataaaaatattttaaaaattaattttaaaatcttgaaTAAATAATgttcataaaattaataaagtatttttaaaatattataaggaaaaacaaatatccaatttaaaaataatttaaaagtctttttctttctctaaattataatgaaatttgtttttatatatattaataaaaattaggtttaatcctttcggacatccctatttgtgtagggttgtctcaaataggtcctcgtatttatttttatctcaattaggtccctatttttgtaaaattgagtcaattggaaccttgccgttaatttcaatagacggcgttaaatttatTGAGTCGTGGCACGCTGACTAAGCAAATTTTAATGACGTGGATCAAATTCATTTGCACCCACTGAAACCTCTACCacatcatcaccatcttccaCCCACTGAAACCCTAGTCTCCTTACCATCTTCTCCCTAGCGTCGTCGGCAACATCATCGCCGCACAACCCCGGACCACCGTCAACCTTCAAACAGTGCCACCAGCCTCCATCAAAATCGTGAGAACAGCCACCCAGAATCGCGATCCTCATTGCGTCTCTCTTCGCGAGTTCAGCAATCTCGAACCACCATCATCTTCGCCACAGCACCACTGCAAACAACATCGTGCCACCGCACCGCCAGCCACAAGTCATCATCACCGTGCCACCATTCATTTTCCCAATCATCATCTAAGACCTGCATATCCAAAAACCCAATCCGATCTGAAAAATCCTTCGAACCCTAAACGCCGAAATCAAACTCCAAGCCAGAATCCCAATTCATTTCGCCACCATCTCCTTCACGCGAGCCCTTGCCTGACCACCGCACAACCCCGGACCACCGTCAACCTTCAAACAGTGCCACCAGCCTCCGTCAAAACCGCGAGAACAGCCACCCAGAATCGCGATCCTCATCGCGTCTCTCTTCGCGAGTTCGGGAATCTCGAACCACCATCATCTTCACCACAGCACCATCGCAAACAACATCGAAGGTGAGGAGAGCGACGAGGGCGTGATCGGGgaagtggtggtggaggaggaggaggtccTTCTTGAGGGAGAGCAGTTGGTCGTCGGGGGAGAAAAGATCGATAAGAAAGACGAAGGCGGGGGGAGGGGGAGAGGAGGAGGGGAGAGAAGGAGAGTACTCGACGGTGCTGTAGGTCCACGTGCAAATGAATTTGATCCACGTCATTAAAATTTGCTTCGTCAGCGTGCCACGACTCAaaaaatttaacgccgtctattgaaattaacggcaaggttccaattgactcaattttacaaaaatagggacctaattgagttaaaaataaatacgagGACTTATTTGAGACAaccctacacaaatagggatgtccgAAAGGATTAAACCGAAACAAATGACAAATAGTTTTGAGTGGACTTTGGAAAATAATTAAGCATTAAACAAAAGTTTCTTCAAACCAGTTCAAATAACAAAGTAAATAAGATTTTAACACCATCAATTAGAAAAATAGccatatataataattcaacagattaatattttaattatgtcttttcattttttaaatttaaatatatgaaaattgacTTTTTACAGCGAAAACatcacttaattataataactCATTTTTACGATGATATAATCACAGacaaaaaaaagaacttttatatttataaaaaacattaaaaagtaaaataataaatataaaatattaaatgggTTATAAAATGAAAACCTTTAGTAGCTTGACTTGGTTATAAATAGGGCTAACTAGCGAATATCCATTCTCACATTCCTCTTTTGTTCTAATAGAttcattaattcatcaaaagAGATGACGAACAGTATTGTGATTCTCT harbors:
- the LOC128194023 gene encoding uncharacterized protein LOC128194023, which codes for MSDDMFRVVVHHGGTLIKEVPFNYIGGDIVNWDVDPDKWCYFGVLGSLNHMGYMQVEELYYSVQHVLHKVDDDKGAMNMMNVAKYLGEVNLYVVHGVDEATILENDENEILLLCEGHAESGEDSGVGGEAQVEGGEEGMEDVVEGAVEVENEYAVDVENEDARDVENVSEGLEVHNEDLLDVDNEDWLDVEHDDALEVEKEDSVYNEDVQHEDAEDDDVAVEVENEDEVEDVSEEALEVDNEAEIEVESEEEVEVNSDDAAGMDDLSGDEYVDDEDSEKETQQCRGLSDDDWESDKLLTPENSASEEDDNDDTIDVGPFSKYAKQKSMADYKWEVDTIFTDREEFKDAIRRYAVHAGRDLKFIKNDNRRVRVTCMGGQGKCPWLAYCGYLPSRKIWQLRKIIDTHSCSRQLNIKLMNAKWLSQQIDRSLVENPSLKVNDIRTKALRKWNTNVSISKARRAKLIATRQVEGDFIEQYKRVYDYGHELLRCNPGSTVQIKVDSHNGDPIFQRMYVCLKACKDSFISCRPIICLDGCFLKGVYKGELLTAVGRDPNDQMLPLAYAVVEVENKDSWTWFLQLLIEDLGGNEVCGGCTWMSDQQKGLVLAIQELLPRAEQRYCVRHLYANFRKRFGGQVLKNLMWSAATTTYPQAWEREMLKIKEVNVEAYKYLIAIPPRFWSRSRFTAQPMCDTLDNNITEAFNSVLIHARGKPIITMMEDIRVYLMKRWATNRSKVASMDFTICPKIKKRLQKECNLSRFWLPSWAA